The following coding sequences lie in one Flavobacterium sediminis genomic window:
- the leuB gene encoding 3-isopropylmalate dehydrogenase produces MNFKIAVLSGDGIGPEVIQESVKVLKAIAESYKHEFQFNYASVGAIAIDETGNPLPDATLDVCKDATAVLFGAIGDPKYDNDPSAKVRPEQGLLKLRKELGLFANIRPVTAYNSLLDKSPLKKEIIQGTDMVIYRELTGGIYFGEKKLSEDGKTASDLCEYSQFEIERIAHLAFKAAQTRKNKVTLVDKANVLESSRLWRKVVSEVAKSYPKVTLDFLFVDNAAMQMILNPSQFDVILTENMFGDIISDEGSVIGGSIGLLASASVGDGVALFEPIHGSYPQAKGKNIANPIASILSAAMMLDHFGLSDEAEAVRQAVNKTIDKGIVTKDLNGEAFVTTTNIGDIIAGTILNREDTCEYLNCENIHIGQSIVI; encoded by the coding sequence ATGAATTTTAAGATCGCAGTACTTTCGGGGGATGGAATTGGTCCGGAAGTAATTCAGGAAAGTGTAAAAGTATTAAAAGCAATTGCGGAAAGTTACAAACACGAGTTTCAGTTCAATTATGCATCGGTTGGTGCTATTGCTATTGATGAAACCGGAAATCCTTTGCCCGATGCTACTTTAGATGTTTGTAAAGATGCAACTGCCGTATTGTTTGGTGCTATCGGTGACCCGAAATACGACAACGATCCGTCTGCGAAGGTAAGACCGGAGCAAGGTTTGTTGAAGTTGCGTAAAGAATTAGGATTGTTTGCTAATATTCGTCCGGTAACCGCTTATAACTCCTTATTGGATAAGTCACCGTTAAAGAAAGAGATCATTCAGGGAACGGATATGGTAATTTATCGGGAATTGACCGGAGGAATCTATTTTGGTGAAAAGAAATTGAGTGAAGACGGTAAAACGGCATCTGATCTGTGTGAGTATTCGCAATTTGAAATTGAACGAATCGCTCATTTAGCTTTTAAAGCGGCACAAACACGTAAGAACAAGGTAACCTTGGTTGACAAAGCAAATGTTTTAGAATCGTCTCGTTTGTGGCGGAAAGTAGTTTCTGAGGTAGCAAAAAGTTATCCTAAAGTAACTCTTGATTTTTTATTTGTAGATAATGCCGCTATGCAAATGATTTTAAACCCGAGCCAGTTTGATGTGATCCTGACTGAAAATATGTTTGGTGATATTATTTCAGACGAGGGGAGTGTAATTGGTGGTTCCATCGGTTTGTTAGCCTCAGCTTCAGTTGGTGATGGTGTGGCCTTGTTTGAGCCTATTCACGGTTCGTATCCGCAGGCAAAAGGGAAAAATATAGCTAACCCTATCGCATCTATTTTAAGCGCTGCTATGATGCTGGATCACTTTGGTTTAAGTGATGAGGCAGAAGCAGTTCGTCAGGCAGTTAATAAAACTATTGATAAAGGAATTGTGACTAAAGATCTGAATGGTGAAGCTTTTGTAACCACTACAAATATTGGAGATATTATTGCGGGGACGATTCTGAACAGAGAAGATACTTGTGAATATTTGAATTGTGAAAATATCCATATAGGCCAGTCGATTGTAATTTAG
- the leuD gene encoding 3-isopropylmalate dehydratase small subunit, which translates to MEKFTLLRSKAVPLPIENVDTDQIIPARFLKATNKIGFGNNLFRDWRYNDKNEEISDFVLNDPKYSGSVLVAGDNFGCGSSREHAAWALTDYGFKVIVSSYFADIFKGNALNNGLLPIQVSPEFLKEMLGAIQSNPDMEITVDLEAQTIAFNDSKESFDIDSYKKICLLNGYDDIDFLVSKKAEIEQFEKNRTLTYEF; encoded by the coding sequence ATGGAAAAATTCACTTTATTACGATCAAAAGCGGTTCCGCTTCCTATTGAGAACGTAGATACCGATCAAATAATACCGGCACGTTTTTTAAAAGCGACAAACAAAATAGGCTTTGGCAACAATTTATTCAGAGATTGGCGCTACAATGATAAGAATGAAGAAATTTCGGATTTCGTTTTAAACGATCCTAAATATTCAGGTTCCGTTTTAGTGGCAGGAGATAATTTCGGATGTGGAAGCAGTCGGGAACACGCAGCTTGGGCATTAACAGATTACGGATTTAAAGTTATTGTTTCCAGTTATTTTGCAGATATTTTTAAGGGAAACGCATTGAATAATGGCTTGTTGCCGATTCAGGTTAGTCCCGAATTCTTAAAAGAAATGCTGGGAGCTATTCAGAGTAATCCGGATATGGAAATTACGGTAGATTTGGAAGCACAAACAATTGCTTTTAACGACAGTAAAGAATCTTTTGATATTGATTCCTATAAAAAAATATGCTTGCTAAACGGTTATGATGATATTGACTTTTTAGTAAGTAAAAAAGCGGAGATAGAACAATTTGAAAAAAATAGAACCTTGACTTATGAATTTTAA
- the era gene encoding GTPase Era, whose protein sequence is MNHKAGFVNIIGNPNVGKSTLMNALVGERLSIITSKAQTTRHRILGIVNGDDFQIIFSDTPGIIKPAYELQNSMMDFVKSAFEDADVLVYMVEIGEKDLKDEAFFKRIIHSKIPVLLLLNKIDKSNQEQLEEQIGLWKEKVPNAEIIPISALENFNVQTVFDRIIELLPDSPPFYPKDALTDKPERFFVNEIIREKILLNYDKEIPYAVEIETEEFKEDDDIIRIRALIMVERDTQKGIIIGHKGAAIKKVGIQAREELEKFFGKQIHLETYVKVNKDWRTNLRQLKRFGYNQK, encoded by the coding sequence ATGAATCACAAAGCCGGTTTCGTCAATATCATCGGAAATCCTAACGTAGGTAAATCAACGCTAATGAATGCTTTAGTAGGTGAACGTTTGTCTATTATTACAAGTAAAGCGCAAACAACACGTCACAGAATTCTCGGAATTGTGAATGGCGATGATTTCCAGATTATTTTTTCTGATACACCGGGAATCATAAAACCGGCCTATGAATTGCAAAATTCTATGATGGATTTTGTTAAAAGTGCTTTTGAAGATGCCGACGTTTTAGTGTACATGGTCGAAATAGGAGAGAAGGACTTAAAGGACGAAGCCTTTTTTAAAAGGATTATTCATTCTAAGATCCCGGTTCTGTTACTATTAAATAAAATTGATAAATCCAATCAGGAACAACTGGAAGAACAGATCGGACTTTGGAAAGAGAAGGTGCCTAATGCAGAGATCATTCCAATTTCAGCTTTAGAAAACTTTAATGTTCAAACAGTTTTCGACAGAATTATAGAACTCTTGCCTGATTCTCCTCCGTTTTATCCGAAAGATGCATTGACTGATAAGCCGGAACGTTTCTTCGTCAACGAGATCATTCGTGAAAAGATATTATTGAATTACGATAAAGAAATTCCCTATGCAGTAGAAATTGAAACAGAAGAATTTAAAGAAGACGATGATATTATCCGTATCCGTGCTTTAATTATGGTGGAACGGGATACCCAAAAAGGGATTATCATTGGTCATAAAGGAGCAGCCATCAAAAAAGTTGGGATTCAGGCACGCGAAGAACTGGAAAAATTCTTTGGGAAACAAATCCATTTGGAAACTTATGTGAAGGTTAATAAAGACTGGAGAACCAATTTACGTCAGCTAAAACGTTTTGGCTACAATCAAAAATAA
- a CDS encoding outer membrane beta-barrel protein has protein sequence MRKILLALILLCFTVNYAQNSVKISGKVLDESLKLPLESATVYFTKVSDSTVVDYTISDHNGNFEFKIRKIDYPLLLKVSYNGFLDYKKPFEGLQSDQDLGTILLKENVSSLNEIVVKGETPPIVIKTDTLEFNASSFKVRPDANVEALLKQLPGVEIDENGKITVNGKEVNNILVNGKPFFGKDGKIATQNLPAEMISKIQVTDTKTKEEELSGQSASSDEKTINLTIDEEKNKGLFGKATVGYGTDDRYESSLLFNYFKDTQKISVLGSSNNINSVGFSMDEIFDNMGGGRNTSIWVSGDGSYNINGMRFGGNTGITKSSMVGLNFSDEWFNKKLDPNGSYYYNRADSENRNRTSRTNLLPTGNTSTVSESNSKSIVDGHNLNLDFEVKIDSTTTLYISPSFSKNKNNSLYSSFENTYDENGDLSNDYISDDRSQTDFSSFKNNLYLFKKLNEKGKGIGVSFNNTNSKNETDLLTYSKTSFYQSGAADDERDQNRLNTDRNNSYNSSVRYIQPINDSLNFTIQANYAWEESKDYQNTFDFDGLTNQYSDINASLSRDINSKKITFTPSIALQLKKKKIRGRISFGTDNINYQNQSLYLGTETRLNQKYLYPNVNGYLSVTLGKSKSIYTYSAYKVEMPSATQLLPYENIENPLHTFLGNADLKPKETYRVYLNYNNYDYATRSGFYLYGGLNYNKNEIVSSTTYDADYKATTTYQNIDKTYNSYAGLSYSKVFKKEKRTFKAGASLDLGLDFAQGLTNAVLYESSGYEVEPRVFMNWSIEDLVTVNPSYTYSFNRTDFNNYVIDKTEYFKHNFKLELTSYWPKHVVLGSDFGYNYNSNISGGFKRDFYLWNVSLGYNFLKDKLLAKVKVYDLLNQNIGVSRTVTPTAITDTENTVLQQYVMFSLTFKLEKFGGKKDGNKVFFRD, from the coding sequence ATGCGAAAAATTTTACTTGCCCTAATCCTATTATGTTTCACAGTTAATTATGCACAAAATTCAGTCAAGATCTCGGGAAAAGTTTTAGATGAAAGTCTTAAGTTACCGTTAGAATCAGCAACAGTTTACTTTACCAAAGTCTCTGATTCAACAGTGGTAGATTATACTATTTCTGACCACAACGGAAATTTTGAATTTAAGATAAGAAAGATCGATTATCCTTTACTATTGAAAGTTTCTTACAACGGTTTTTTAGATTATAAAAAACCATTTGAAGGACTACAGAGCGATCAGGATCTGGGTACTATTCTTTTAAAAGAAAATGTTTCTTCCCTGAACGAGATCGTGGTAAAAGGAGAAACGCCTCCTATAGTTATTAAAACCGATACATTAGAATTTAATGCTTCGTCCTTTAAGGTCAGACCGGATGCCAATGTAGAAGCTTTATTGAAACAGCTTCCGGGAGTAGAGATCGATGAGAACGGTAAAATTACGGTAAATGGTAAAGAGGTAAATAATATTTTAGTGAACGGAAAACCATTTTTCGGGAAAGACGGAAAAATAGCGACGCAGAACCTTCCGGCTGAAATGATTAGTAAAATTCAGGTAACGGATACTAAGACAAAAGAAGAAGAACTTTCAGGACAAAGTGCCAGTTCTGATGAAAAGACCATTAATCTAACTATTGATGAAGAGAAGAATAAAGGACTTTTTGGTAAAGCTACCGTAGGCTATGGAACCGATGATCGTTACGAATCCAGTTTGTTGTTCAATTATTTTAAAGATACGCAGAAAATCAGTGTGCTGGGCTCGTCAAATAATATCAATTCCGTTGGTTTTTCTATGGATGAGATCTTTGATAATATGGGAGGAGGAAGAAATACTTCAATATGGGTTAGTGGTGACGGAAGCTACAATATTAACGGAATGCGTTTCGGTGGGAATACCGGAATTACAAAATCTTCAATGGTAGGGCTTAACTTTAGTGACGAATGGTTTAATAAAAAATTAGATCCCAACGGAAGTTATTATTACAACAGAGCTGATTCGGAAAACAGAAACAGAACAAGCAGAACCAATCTATTACCGACAGGAAATACCAGTACGGTTTCAGAGTCTAATTCTAAAAGTATCGTAGACGGTCATAATTTGAATCTGGACTTTGAAGTAAAGATCGATTCAACGACCACATTGTATATTTCTCCGTCATTTTCTAAGAATAAAAATAATAGTCTTTATAGCAGTTTTGAAAATACGTATGATGAGAACGGAGATTTATCTAATGATTATATTTCTGATGACCGTTCACAAACTGACTTTTCCAGTTTTAAGAATAATTTGTATTTGTTTAAAAAGTTAAATGAAAAAGGAAAAGGAATAGGAGTAAGTTTTAACAACACGAATTCTAAAAATGAAACGGATTTATTGACCTACTCTAAAACATCATTCTATCAATCAGGTGCTGCTGATGACGAACGTGACCAGAATCGTTTGAATACCGATCGAAATAATAGCTATAACAGTTCGGTACGATACATTCAACCGATCAATGATTCTTTGAACTTTACTATTCAGGCTAATTATGCTTGGGAAGAAAGTAAAGATTATCAAAATACGTTTGACTTTGATGGTCTTACCAATCAATATTCAGATATAAATGCTTCTCTTTCTCGTGATATTAATTCTAAAAAGATAACTTTTACGCCTAGTATTGCCTTACAGTTGAAAAAGAAGAAAATAAGAGGTAGAATCAGTTTCGGAACGGATAATATCAATTATCAGAATCAATCATTATATCTGGGAACCGAAACAAGATTGAATCAAAAGTATTTGTATCCTAATGTTAACGGATATTTGAGTGTGACGCTTGGCAAGTCTAAATCTATTTATACGTATTCAGCTTATAAAGTAGAAATGCCGTCTGCAACACAGCTGTTGCCTTATGAGAATATCGAGAATCCGTTACACACTTTCTTAGGGAATGCCGATTTAAAACCGAAAGAAACGTATCGTGTGTATTTGAACTATAACAATTATGATTATGCTACAAGAAGTGGTTTTTACTTATATGGCGGACTTAACTATAATAAGAACGAGATCGTGTCTTCAACGACCTATGATGCCGATTATAAAGCAACCACTACGTATCAGAATATTGACAAAACGTATAACAGTTATGCCGGCTTGAGCTACAGCAAAGTGTTCAAAAAGGAAAAACGTACTTTTAAAGCAGGAGCTTCATTAGATTTAGGTCTTGATTTTGCTCAGGGACTAACCAATGCCGTTTTGTATGAATCATCAGGTTATGAAGTAGAGCCCAGAGTATTTATGAACTGGTCAATTGAAGACTTGGTTACGGTTAATCCTTCCTATACCTATTCGTTTAACAGAACTGATTTCAACAATTATGTAATTGATAAGACGGAATATTTTAAGCATAATTTTAAATTAGAATTAACGAGCTATTGGCCTAAACACGTTGTACTCGGAAGTGATTTCGGCTATAATTACAACTCAAATATTTCCGGAGGTTTTAAAAGAGATTTTTACTTATGGAACGTGAGTTTAGGATACAATTTCCTTAAAGATAAATTGTTGGCAAAAGTAAAAGTATACGATTTGTTGAATCAAAATATCGGAGTAAGTAGAACAGTTACTCCAACTGCCATAACAGATACAGAAAACACTGTTTTACAACAATACGTAATGTTTTCACTGACTTTTAAATTAGAGAAATTCGGTGGTAAAAAAGATGGTAATAAAGTATTTTTTAGAGATTAA
- a CDS encoding site-specific integrase, translated as MKSSTVIKILFLLNKTRINTKDEAPIRCRITFNGIRKVFSTGLFINPENWDSSLQKAIPDDTEHKQINTQLSLIKQEINQAFLFLQVQQEQFDVEDIYLKYKGEDTKPSKSLIEVFNLHNSRMEKLIGIEYTKSTFSKFVEAKQHIIDFLFFKFKKKNIPLEDITLKFLNDFDYYLKTEKNFKQITINKSIQRVRKIIKLAISEGFIVTDPFLLYKPKKVINTITYLTSKELYKLENHKFSQKRLEQVRDMFVFCCYTGLPYQEMSVLNQKHLVNKFDGKLWIDMYRQKTKRQFSIPLLPKAISIIEKYQDDKRLLPIISNQKFNSYLKEIAEIIGIEKKLTHHIARKTFATTVLLYNDVPIEVVSELLGHSKISTTQEHYAKVVQKKVSEQILQLGKKLN; from the coding sequence ATGAAAAGTTCAACAGTAATTAAAATTCTGTTTTTATTAAATAAGACCAGGATTAATACAAAGGATGAAGCACCAATTAGGTGTAGAATCACTTTTAATGGGATTAGGAAAGTTTTCTCTACTGGATTATTTATAAATCCTGAAAATTGGGATAGTTCATTACAAAAAGCTATTCCTGATGATACAGAACACAAACAAATAAACACTCAATTGAGCCTTATTAAACAAGAAATTAATCAGGCTTTTTTATTTCTACAAGTTCAACAAGAACAATTTGATGTAGAGGACATTTATTTAAAATACAAAGGAGAAGATACAAAACCATCAAAATCCTTAATTGAAGTTTTTAATCTGCATAATTCAAGAATGGAAAAATTAATTGGTATTGAATATACAAAATCAACATTCTCAAAATTTGTAGAAGCAAAACAACATATTATTGATTTCCTATTCTTTAAATTCAAGAAGAAAAATATTCCTTTAGAGGATATTACATTAAAATTCTTAAATGATTTTGATTATTACCTTAAAACAGAAAAGAATTTTAAGCAAATTACCATTAATAAAAGTATTCAAAGAGTAAGGAAAATAATTAAATTGGCTATTTCAGAAGGCTTTATTGTTACTGACCCATTTCTACTTTATAAACCTAAAAAAGTAATCAATACTATAACTTATTTAACCTCTAAAGAACTTTATAAATTGGAAAATCATAAGTTTTCTCAAAAGAGATTAGAGCAAGTTAGAGATATGTTTGTATTCTGTTGCTATACTGGTTTACCCTATCAAGAAATGTCTGTATTAAATCAAAAGCATTTGGTAAATAAGTTTGATGGTAAACTATGGATTGATATGTATAGACAAAAGACAAAAAGACAATTTTCAATTCCATTACTTCCTAAAGCCATTTCAATAATTGAAAAATACCAGGATGATAAAAGACTATTACCTATTATTAGTAATCAAAAATTCAATTCTTATTTAAAAGAAATAGCTGAGATTATAGGTATTGAAAAGAAATTAACCCATCATATTGCCAGAAAAACATTTGCTACAACTGTATTACTTTATAATGATGTTCCAATAGAAGTTGTTTCAGAACTTTTGGGACATTCAAAAATATCTACTACACAAGAGCATTATGCTAAAGTAGTTCAGAAAAAAGTTAGTGAACAAATTTTGCAGTTGGGCAAGAAGTTAAATTAA
- a CDS encoding TPM domain-containing protein, giving the protein MSKTEDFLTKADEQEIVQAIVEAEKNTSGEIRVHLEEYTEKPPLQRAQEVFLSLDMHETKERNGVLIYVATANKQFAIIGDEGINKVVESDFWDSTKDTIISHFKHNEYKKGLIQGILKAGEQLKQYFPYQKDDTNELPNEISRG; this is encoded by the coding sequence ATGTCTAAAACCGAAGATTTCTTAACCAAAGCCGACGAACAGGAAATTGTTCAGGCTATTGTTGAAGCCGAAAAAAACACTTCGGGAGAAATTCGTGTACACTTAGAAGAATATACTGAAAAACCTCCTCTACAAAGAGCTCAGGAGGTTTTTTTATCTCTTGACATGCACGAAACAAAAGAGCGAAATGGTGTCTTAATTTATGTTGCAACAGCTAACAAACAATTTGCAATCATAGGAGACGAGGGCATCAATAAAGTAGTTGAAAGTGATTTTTGGGATTCTACCAAAGACACTATCATTAGCCATTTTAAACATAACGAATATAAAAAAGGATTAATTCAGGGAATTCTGAAAGCCGGGGAGCAATTAAAACAATATTTCCCGTACCAAAAAGATGATACCAACGAATTGCCTAACGAAATTTCAAGAGGATAA
- a CDS encoding TPM domain-containing protein codes for MTKIIFKVIQWMLFATLLLLHHIGFAQFTIPPKPSDQTSVYDYANILSASEKSSLKQKLLNYADSTSTQIVIISIEDLKNEDIGILTPKWAHEWGIGQEKEDNGVLILVAKNDRKIWISPGYGLEPQLTAGINGDIIRNIIIPEFKAGSYYNGLDKGTDAIFEVIKGTYKNTNSRNSGSIFPIIVFIIIVIIIILLSRRNRNGGGNGGRYSGSDLTDMIILSRMGRSGGFGSGSFGSGGGFGGGGFGGGFGGGGFSGGGAGGSW; via the coding sequence ATGACAAAAATTATTTTTAAAGTGATACAATGGATGCTCTTTGCAACACTGCTATTACTTCATCATATCGGTTTTGCTCAATTTACGATTCCTCCTAAACCTTCTGATCAAACAAGCGTTTACGATTATGCGAATATTTTATCTGCTTCAGAAAAGAGCAGTTTAAAACAAAAGCTACTGAACTACGCAGACAGTACTTCTACCCAGATCGTAATTATCAGTATTGAGGATCTAAAGAATGAGGATATCGGGATTCTTACACCCAAATGGGCGCATGAATGGGGAATCGGTCAAGAAAAAGAAGATAACGGTGTACTCATCCTGGTAGCTAAGAACGACCGAAAAATATGGATCTCTCCCGGTTATGGTTTAGAACCTCAACTTACCGCCGGAATCAATGGTGATATCATTCGTAATATCATTATTCCTGAATTTAAAGCCGGAAGTTATTATAATGGTTTAGACAAAGGAACCGACGCTATTTTCGAGGTTATTAAAGGAACATATAAAAATACTAATTCCCGTAACAGTGGTAGCATTTTTCCGATCATCGTATTTATTATCATTGTTATCATTATTATTTTATTATCGCGCAGAAACCGAAATGGAGGCGGCAATGGCGGACGTTATTCCGGTTCTGATTTAACTGACATGATCATCTTAAGCCGAATGGGAAGAAGCGGCGGATTTGGCAGTGGCAGCTTCGGATCCGGAGGTGGTTTCGGAGGAGGCGGATTTGGCGGTGGCTTCGGAGGAGGAGGTTTCTCCGGTGGCGGAGCCGGCGGCAGCTGGTAA
- the der gene encoding ribosome biogenesis GTPase Der, giving the protein MNNIVAIVGRPNVGKSTFFNRLIQRRDAIVDSVSGVTRDRNYGKSEWNGKQFSVIDTGGYIVGSDDVFEGEIRRQVQLAIDEADAIIFVVDVEEGITPMDMEVANLLRKVEKPVLLAVNKVDNAMRVADAVEFYSLGLGEYFTIAGMSGSGTGELLDKLVEVLPELPEAEEEENPLPRFTVVGRPNAGKSSFINALIGEDRFVVTDIAGTTRDAIDTTYNRFGFEFKLVDTAGIRRKAKVKEDLEFYSVMRSVRAIEHADVCILMIDATRGFESQDQNIFWLAQKNRKGVVILVNKWDLIEKDTMTAKQYEAKIRKEIEPFTDVPILFVSALTKQRLLKALEAAVEVFENRKQRIPTSKFNEMMLPIIEHTPPPAIKGKYIKIKYCMQLPTATPQFVFFANLPQYVKEPYKRFIENKLRENYNFSGVPIDIYFRQK; this is encoded by the coding sequence ATGAATAATATTGTAGCCATAGTAGGTAGGCCAAATGTAGGGAAATCAACCTTTTTCAATCGTTTAATACAACGACGTGATGCCATTGTAGATTCGGTAAGCGGAGTTACACGCGATAGAAATTACGGAAAAAGTGAGTGGAACGGCAAACAATTTTCAGTAATTGATACCGGTGGTTACATCGTAGGGTCGGACGATGTTTTTGAAGGCGAAATACGACGTCAGGTGCAATTGGCTATTGATGAAGCGGATGCCATTATATTTGTGGTAGATGTGGAAGAAGGGATCACGCCAATGGATATGGAAGTGGCTAATTTGCTTCGCAAGGTGGAAAAGCCGGTGCTTTTAGCAGTAAATAAAGTAGATAATGCTATGCGCGTTGCCGATGCGGTTGAATTCTACTCTTTAGGATTAGGCGAATATTTTACGATTGCCGGAATGAGCGGTAGCGGAACTGGTGAATTGTTAGATAAGTTAGTTGAGGTGTTACCGGAATTGCCGGAAGCAGAGGAGGAAGAAAATCCGTTGCCGAGATTCACAGTAGTAGGTCGTCCTAATGCCGGAAAATCATCTTTTATCAATGCTTTAATAGGCGAAGATCGTTTCGTAGTAACGGATATTGCCGGAACAACCCGCGATGCTATTGATACTACTTACAATCGTTTTGGTTTTGAGTTCAAATTGGTAGATACAGCAGGTATTCGTAGAAAAGCGAAAGTAAAAGAAGATTTGGAATTCTATTCCGTAATGCGTTCGGTTCGCGCTATTGAACATGCCGATGTTTGTATCTTGATGATTGATGCTACCCGTGGTTTCGAAAGTCAGGATCAAAATATATTTTGGTTGGCTCAAAAGAACAGAAAAGGTGTTGTGATCTTAGTGAATAAATGGGATCTGATCGAAAAAGATACTATGACAGCTAAACAATATGAAGCTAAGATCCGTAAAGAGATCGAACCTTTTACAGATGTGCCGATCTTATTTGTTTCCGCATTAACAAAGCAACGTTTATTAAAAGCCTTAGAAGCTGCTGTTGAGGTGTTTGAGAATAGAAAACAACGCATACCGACTTCTAAGTTTAACGAAATGATGTTGCCGATCATAGAACATACACCGCCACCGGCGATTAAAGGAAAATATATCAAGATCAAATATTGTATGCAGTTGCCCACAGCGACTCCTCAGTTTGTGTTTTTTGCCAATTTACCGCAATATGTAAAGGAACCTTATAAGCGCTTCATTGAAAATAAATTGCGCGAAAATTATAACTTTTCAGGAGTGCCGATCGATATCTATTTCAGACAAAAATAA
- a CDS encoding 2-isopropylmalate synthase — MNKQRVYIFDTTLRDGEQVPGCKLDKEQKIKIARKLDELGVDVIEAGFPVSSPGDFDAVQAIAKEVKNATVCGLTRAVKNDIEVAAQALKQAKKPRIHTGIGTSDSHIKYKFNASKEEIIERAVEAVSYAKTFVDDVEFYAEDAGRTDNEFLAQVCTEVVRAGATVLNIPDTTGYCLPEEYGAKIKYLSEHVVGIEKAVLSCHCHNDLGLATANAISGVVNGARQIECTINGIGERAGNTALEEVVMILRQHPYLNLETKIDSKLLNEVSRLVSDTMGMMVQPNKAIVGANAFAHSSGIHQDGVIKNRATYEIINPEDVGVNASSIVLTARSGRAALAYRAKNIGYELTKLQLDTVYQEFLRVADRKKQVENDDIHRIIEHCKIGIAL; from the coding sequence ATGAATAAGCAAAGAGTTTATATTTTTGACACTACATTGAGAGATGGCGAACAGGTTCCGGGTTGCAAGCTTGATAAAGAACAGAAAATAAAAATTGCCCGAAAGCTGGACGAATTGGGAGTGGATGTTATTGAAGCCGGTTTTCCGGTCTCCAGTCCGGGAGATTTTGATGCGGTACAAGCTATTGCAAAGGAAGTGAAAAATGCAACAGTTTGCGGCTTGACCCGTGCTGTGAAGAACGATATTGAAGTTGCTGCTCAGGCACTAAAACAGGCTAAAAAACCTCGGATACATACCGGGATCGGGACTTCTGATTCTCATATCAAATACAAATTTAACGCTTCTAAAGAAGAGATCATTGAACGTGCCGTTGAAGCAGTTTCTTATGCGAAAACCTTTGTGGATGATGTAGAATTCTATGCCGAAGATGCCGGAAGAACGGATAATGAGTTCTTGGCTCAGGTTTGTACAGAAGTGGTTAGAGCAGGCGCTACGGTTTTAAATATTCCGGATACTACAGGGTATTGTTTGCCTGAAGAATACGGCGCTAAGATCAAATACCTTTCCGAACATGTTGTGGGGATTGAAAAAGCAGTCTTGTCTTGCCATTGTCATAACGATTTAGGTTTGGCAACAGCCAATGCAATTTCAGGAGTTGTCAACGGAGCCAGACAAATAGAGTGTACAATTAACGGAATTGGAGAACGAGCCGGAAATACAGCATTAGAGGAAGTAGTAATGATCCTGCGTCAACACCCTTATTTGAATCTGGAAACTAAGATCGATTCAAAGTTATTGAATGAGGTTAGCCGATTGGTTTCAGATACAATGGGAATGATGGTACAACCTAATAAAGCTATTGTGGGCGCTAATGCTTTTGCACATAGCTCAGGGATCCATCAGGATGGTGTTATTAAAAACAGAGCCACTTACGAAATCATTAATCCGGAAGATGTTGGGGTTAATGCTTCTTCTATTGTGTTAACTGCAAGAAGTGGTCGCGCTGCTTTGGCATATCGGGCTAAAAATATTGGTTACGAATTAACGAAACTTCAGTTAGATACGGTTTATCAGGAGTTTTTAAGAGTAGCGGATCGTAAAAAACAAGTGGAGAACGATGATATTCATCGTATTATTGAACATTGTAAAATTGGTATTGCACTATAA